A genome region from Vibrio tapetis subsp. tapetis includes the following:
- a CDS encoding efflux RND transporter permease subunit: MIRFFSRHPTAANLLMLALLIVGLTSLPNLKRETFPEFSPLYIMAAVVYPGASPQEVEESLCVRMEDAVDGLANIEETRCEAIEGSARLVLKLNEKADIGRMLVDVQTQINSINDFPDEIESPVVKELDWNEPVVDVAITANTTWPELKAYAEDLKRTLKLDYDVSLVTVSGFSDHQYRIELNSSAIRQLGLTVADIATQVGKQNIKLPSGNIETPDKNFLIRFDERRIKPEELKDIVVGSAPNGSVIRLGDIATISDRFELDEQKVLFDGQPSAMLKISKNKADDALRIKEQVSKFVEAQRLIAPDGVTLQMTNDLSSVLWDRLTMMLENGWQGILLVFATMWLFFSFRYSFWVAAGLPVAFLGGLFLMAQLGLSINIMSLVGLLMAIGIMMDDAIVIAESIASHLDRGESIEDAVYKGVSKVFPGVLSSFLTTVCIFGSLLFLDGEMGAVLKAVPQVLILVLSLSLVEAFLILPAHLSHSLHKEKNERKPLKFKRVLLEKFEHFRNTKLVKMVSFVVAWRYAFLGGVLATLLASVGLVAGGVVKFVPFPDLDGDIAEARIILPPGASLSQTEMVVAHVIGAAERVNKDWSERVEGGRPLVEHITSQFNANADADESGPHLATVRLDLLGAETRNTVMDDFVDAWREEVGELAEPVSLVFKQPVMGPGGRAIEIRAKHDDLEELKAVSLDIQQYLNQFDGVTGVLDDMRLGKEEVLVKLRPGAETYGVNGQMIANQLRSAFFGQTADEIQVGVENIKIEVRLDKLQAGDLQQLANFPIIKSDGAQIPLGSIATLDFQRNYVRIQRIDGLRTISVYGDVDNSKASSTEILNQFVKDEVPVLLTKYPGLRFDFEGEAKDAAKTGSSIASGFLLGLFGVFVILSYQFRSYLEPFVVMLAIPLALIGVIWGHFLLGHSLSMPSIMGFVSLAGIVVNDSILLVQYIRHHVDEGDSVYDAVVLASRERFRAVFLTSLTTAAGLLPLLTETSLQAQVIQPLVISIVFGIFASTLLVLFMIPAAYAILADFGVVHKHEQIQ, translated from the coding sequence ATGATTCGTTTCTTTTCTCGCCATCCAACAGCTGCAAACTTGTTGATGCTGGCGCTATTGATTGTGGGCCTGACTTCTTTACCAAACTTAAAAAGAGAGACGTTTCCTGAATTTAGCCCTCTTTATATTATGGCGGCGGTTGTTTACCCAGGTGCATCACCACAGGAAGTAGAAGAAAGCCTGTGTGTGCGAATGGAAGACGCTGTTGATGGGCTCGCTAACATTGAAGAAACCCGTTGTGAAGCCATTGAAGGCTCTGCGCGATTGGTACTCAAGTTGAATGAAAAAGCTGACATTGGCCGTATGCTGGTGGACGTACAAACTCAAATTAACTCCATTAATGATTTTCCAGATGAAATTGAATCACCCGTCGTTAAAGAACTGGATTGGAATGAACCGGTTGTTGATGTGGCGATCACCGCAAATACCACCTGGCCTGAATTAAAAGCTTATGCAGAAGATCTAAAGCGCACACTTAAGCTCGATTATGATGTGTCACTGGTCACGGTGAGCGGGTTCTCTGATCATCAATACAGAATTGAGCTCAATAGCAGCGCTATTAGACAGTTGGGGTTAACGGTCGCGGATATTGCCACTCAAGTTGGTAAGCAAAATATCAAACTGCCAAGCGGCAATATAGAAACGCCAGACAAAAACTTTCTAATTCGGTTTGATGAACGACGGATCAAACCAGAGGAATTAAAAGATATTGTTGTTGGATCGGCACCCAATGGCAGTGTGATCCGCTTAGGTGATATTGCAACAATAAGTGATCGCTTCGAATTAGATGAGCAAAAAGTTCTGTTTGATGGTCAGCCATCAGCGATGTTAAAAATCAGCAAAAATAAGGCCGATGATGCGTTGCGAATCAAAGAACAAGTCAGCAAGTTTGTTGAGGCTCAAAGGTTAATCGCGCCAGACGGTGTGACGTTGCAAATGACTAACGACCTGTCTTCTGTTCTGTGGGACCGCTTAACCATGATGCTTGAGAATGGTTGGCAAGGCATATTGCTGGTCTTTGCCACCATGTGGTTATTCTTCAGTTTTCGCTATTCGTTTTGGGTTGCCGCAGGTTTACCCGTCGCCTTCTTAGGTGGCTTATTTCTGATGGCTCAACTTGGGTTGTCTATCAACATCATGTCTTTGGTCGGCCTATTGATGGCGATAGGTATCATGATGGATGATGCGATTGTGATTGCCGAGTCGATAGCTTCCCATCTTGATCGGGGAGAGTCGATAGAAGACGCAGTATATAAAGGGGTTTCAAAAGTTTTTCCCGGTGTTCTTTCGTCATTTCTCACCACCGTATGCATCTTCGGCAGCTTGCTGTTTCTTGATGGTGAAATGGGAGCGGTATTAAAAGCGGTACCACAAGTGTTGATCTTGGTACTGAGTTTAAGTTTGGTTGAAGCATTTTTAATATTGCCAGCCCACCTATCTCATTCGCTACATAAAGAAAAAAACGAGCGTAAGCCGCTTAAATTTAAGCGTGTGCTATTAGAAAAGTTTGAACACTTTCGCAATACCAAATTAGTGAAAATGGTTAGTTTTGTGGTGGCGTGGCGCTATGCCTTTCTTGGGGGCGTTCTCGCGACATTGCTGGCATCGGTTGGTTTAGTGGCTGGTGGTGTCGTGAAGTTTGTCCCTTTTCCTGACTTAGACGGCGACATTGCAGAAGCAAGAATCATCTTGCCGCCAGGCGCGTCTTTGAGCCAAACCGAGATGGTGGTCGCCCATGTTATCGGTGCGGCGGAACGTGTAAATAAAGATTGGAGTGAACGTGTTGAAGGCGGAAGACCTCTGGTTGAACACATAACGAGCCAGTTTAACGCTAATGCCGATGCGGACGAATCCGGGCCGCACCTTGCTACCGTACGTCTAGATTTACTGGGAGCTGAGACAAGAAATACAGTGATGGATGACTTCGTGGATGCGTGGCGAGAAGAGGTGGGTGAATTAGCCGAACCGGTCTCACTTGTGTTCAAGCAACCCGTGATGGGGCCTGGTGGTCGAGCAATAGAAATTCGAGCTAAGCATGACGACCTTGAAGAACTTAAAGCGGTGTCGCTGGATATTCAGCAATACTTGAATCAGTTTGATGGCGTGACCGGGGTGCTAGATGACATGCGTCTTGGTAAAGAAGAGGTGTTAGTTAAACTAAGACCGGGAGCTGAAACTTATGGTGTTAACGGTCAAATGATAGCAAATCAGCTGCGTTCAGCGTTTTTCGGCCAAACGGCAGATGAAATTCAAGTCGGTGTCGAAAACATTAAAATTGAGGTTAGGCTGGATAAACTGCAAGCCGGTGACTTACAGCAGCTTGCTAACTTCCCCATCATTAAATCAGATGGGGCGCAAATCCCATTAGGATCGATTGCGACGTTAGACTTCCAGCGTAATTACGTACGAATTCAACGTATTGATGGGCTAAGGACAATTAGCGTGTATGGCGATGTGGATAACAGTAAAGCCAGCTCGACTGAGATTTTGAATCAATTCGTCAAAGATGAAGTTCCCGTGCTGTTAACTAAGTACCCAGGACTGCGTTTTGATTTTGAAGGTGAAGCAAAAGACGCAGCGAAAACAGGAAGCTCGATCGCAAGTGGTTTCTTACTGGGCTTATTTGGTGTGTTTGTCATATTGAGTTATCAGTTTAGAAGTTACTTGGAACCCTTTGTGGTCATGCTTGCTATTCCCCTTGCGTTAATCGGGGTGATCTGGGGGCACTTTCTATTAGGGCACTCATTAAGTATGCCAAGCATCATGGGGTTCGTATCGCTTGCGGGTATCGTGGTTAACGATTCAATTTTGCTGGTGCAATATATCAGACATCACGTTGATGAAGGAGACAGTGTATATGACGCTGTTGTCCTTGCCAGTCGTGAGAGGTTTAGAGCTGTGTTTCTGACATCGTTAACAACTGCTGCTGGTTTACTGCCATTGCTGACGGAGACGAGCCTTCAAGCGCAGGTGATTCAACCTTTGGTTATTTCTATTGTGTTTGGCATCTTCGCATCAACCTTGCTGGTGTTATTCATGATACCAGCAGCTTATGCGATATTAGCCGATTTTGGCGTGGTGCATAAGCATGAGCAAATCCAATAA
- a CDS encoding efflux RND transporter periplasmic adaptor subunit, which translates to MTSKRKLLFFPVFAVGVLLLVLAVNLRPTPPTKPAGSRARLVEVMPLELKAMAPIAIGFGKVEPKLEWKAISEVTGKVVYRHPHLEKGRMLPAGTEILRIDPLDYELKLAQTQADLTSSLVQLSKLDLEKSNLESTIKIETNRLAISKNELERQQNLRKKGLASQSDLDQQNQSYLSQQKLVLDMKNQLTLFPDERKVAAAQVKMNQARVQEAQRSLEKTSITLPKDLRISEVDVEQNQVVNMQQTMVVGHGLDVMEVEAQMSLHDMRTLIGSLDTFKGEEHGLPTLKVEAIDASIELNSGNLNVKWPATVARISETVDLNQATVGVILEIQQDYEKIEPDTSPPLINGMFVKAEMLGQQNPSWVVPERALHGDKIYLMNNEDRLTIETVEVLYRRDNQVVIDGDLEQGSKLILNDLLPAINGMLLREVNDSKEEDPA; encoded by the coding sequence ATGACATCTAAGCGTAAACTATTGTTCTTTCCTGTTTTTGCCGTTGGCGTTTTATTGTTGGTATTAGCGGTGAACTTACGTCCTACGCCTCCAACAAAACCAGCAGGATCGCGAGCACGCTTGGTAGAGGTGATGCCACTAGAGCTAAAAGCGATGGCACCGATTGCAATAGGGTTTGGCAAGGTCGAGCCTAAATTGGAGTGGAAGGCGATTTCGGAAGTGACGGGTAAAGTGGTTTATCGTCATCCTCATTTAGAAAAAGGTCGCATGCTGCCAGCTGGCACAGAAATCTTGCGCATTGACCCGTTAGATTACGAGTTGAAACTTGCTCAAACACAAGCGGATTTAACGTCTAGCTTAGTACAACTTTCTAAGCTTGATCTCGAAAAAAGCAACTTAGAAAGTACGATAAAGATCGAGACGAATCGTTTAGCGATAAGCAAAAATGAACTTGAAAGGCAGCAAAACTTACGTAAAAAAGGCTTGGCATCTCAGTCAGATCTTGATCAGCAAAATCAATCTTATTTATCTCAACAAAAACTGGTTCTGGATATGAAAAACCAGCTTACCTTATTTCCAGATGAAAGAAAGGTAGCGGCGGCTCAAGTCAAAATGAACCAAGCTCGAGTGCAAGAAGCCCAGAGATCTTTAGAGAAAACGTCAATCACACTGCCTAAGGACCTACGAATTTCAGAAGTTGATGTTGAGCAAAATCAAGTGGTGAACATGCAGCAAACGATGGTGGTCGGGCATGGACTAGATGTGATGGAAGTGGAAGCACAAATGTCGTTGCATGATATGCGAACATTGATCGGTAGCTTAGACACATTCAAAGGCGAAGAACATGGATTGCCAACACTTAAGGTAGAAGCGATTGACGCAAGCATTGAGCTAAACAGTGGCAATCTCAATGTTAAGTGGCCAGCAACGGTTGCTCGGATCAGTGAAACCGTCGATTTAAATCAAGCCACGGTGGGGGTGATTTTAGAAATCCAACAGGACTATGAAAAGATCGAACCAGACACATCTCCGCCTTTAATTAATGGCATGTTTGTTAAGGCTGAAATGCTAGGGCAACAAAATCCGAGTTGGGTCGTGCCTGAGCGTGCACTGCATGGTGACAAAATTTATCTAATGAATAATGAAGATCGGCTGACCATTGAAACGGTTGAAGTACTGTACCGTCGAGACAATCAAGTTGTCATTGATGGCGATCTCGAACAGGGAAGCAAATTGATCCTCAATGATCTATTGCCTGCCATTAATGGAATGTTACTAAGAGAAGTGAATGACAGTAAAGAGGAGGATCCAGCATGA